From a region of the Sesamum indicum cultivar Zhongzhi No. 13 linkage group LG3, S_indicum_v1.0, whole genome shotgun sequence genome:
- the LOC105157171 gene encoding calmodulin-binding protein 60 A-like isoform X1, whose translation MSQKRQQREEGTSFDERRPRKSPTFKSVVLDVMNLRRLQNLMEPVLEPLVRRVVKEEVDSALRKYIISMKRNCGKEVQPSESRNLQLKFLNAISLPVFTGTRIEGDGCTSMEVALVDMLTGQVVSSGPGSSGKVEIVVLEGDFDGDERDDWTLEEFKNNIVREREGKKPLLTGDVIMTLKGGTGFVGDVLFTDNSSWTRSRKFRLGARLLDDIGGFRVREARSEPFVVRDHRGELYKKHHPPSLSDEVWRLEKIGKDGAFHKRLRKERVNTVQDFLMLLFLDPTRLRNILGTGMSAKMWEVTVEHARTCVLDKKLYLYNTTQKNAVVFDVVGQLMGISSNGHYIPTDKLSEAEKAEARRMVISAFADREKIITIDDESSLNMPTSSSLSILQSSSNLPSEASRSAYLQQTATSPDYTPSVYSIGGLSSFDDCLQGVDPMDIRYDQHLSYPGPADNLICDADAMDTTFCANEHFQYFETDCSIQSSNMELSADIQSAINAFIPCSSVPNDKTQSGWNVLLSVLRWWFSIKRIMARKNSC comes from the exons ATGTCTCAGAAGCGGCAGCAACGAGAGGAGGGCACTTCTTTTGATGAGAGGCGGCCCAGGAAGTCACCTACTTTTAAAAG TGTGGTGCTGGATGTAATGAATCTGCGCAGATTACAAAATCTCATGGAGCCAGTTCTGGAGCCTCTGGTTCGTCGAGTT GTGAAAGAGGAAGTGGACTCGGCTTTAAGGAAATATATAATCAGTATGAAACG GAACTGTGGGAAAGAAGTACAACCTTCTGAATCAAGGAATTTacagttaaaatttttaaatgctATCTCTCTTCCAGTGTTTACTGGAACTCGAATTGAAGGAGATGGGTGCACCAGCATGGAAGTTGCTCTGGTTGATATGCTGACCGGGCAAGTTGTTTCCAGTGGCCCTGGATCCTCCGGAAAGGTGGAGATTGTAGTTCTTGAAGGAGATTTTGATGGTGATGAGAGAGACGATTGGACACTTGAAgagttcaaaaataatatagtgaGAGAGCGGGAAGGCAAAAAACCCCTCCTAACTGGTGATGTGATCATGACTCTTAAAGGTGGGACAGGTTTTGTAGGAGATGTTTTATTTACAGATAACTCAAGCTGGACAAGAAGCCGTAAATTTAGGCTGGGTGCTAGACTTTTGGATGATATTGGTGGCTTCAGAGTAAGAGAGGCTAGATCAGAACCCTTTGTGGTCAGAGATCATCGTGGAGAAT TGTACAAGAAGCATCATCCTCCATCTCTTTCTGACGAAGTATGGAGGCTAGAAAAAATCGGCAAAGATGGAGCTTTCCACAAGCGTCTGAGGAAGGAAAGAGTCAATACCGTGCAGGATTTTCTAATGTTACTCTTCTTAGATCCCACAAGGCTACGAAAC ATCCTCGGGACTGGCATGTCTGCTAAAATGTGGGAAGTAACAGTGGAGCATGCTCGGACCTGTGTTCTTGACAAGAAGTTATACTTGTATAATACCACTCAAAAGAATGCTGTTGTTTTTGATGTTGTGGGACAATTGATGGGGATTTCCTCGAATGGCCACTATATTCCGACTGATAAGCTGTCCGAAGCAGAAAAG GCTGAAGCCCGTCGGATGGTTATATCTGCGTTTGCAGATCGTGAGAAAATCATCACTATTGATGATGAGTCCTCCCTAAATATGCCTACTTCATCGAGCTTATCCATTTTGCAATCATCTTCAAACTTGCCCTCTGAGGCTAGTCGATCTGCTTACTTGCAACAAACTGCTACTTCACCGGACTATACACCATCAGTATATTCCATTGGAGGCTTGAGCAGCTTTGATGATTGCTTGCAAGGTGTTGATCCTATGGACATCAGATACGATCAACATTTGAGCTACCCTGGACCGGCAGACAACTTAATCTGTGATGCCGATGCCATGGATACAACATTCTGTGCAAATGAGCATTTCCAGTACTTTGAGACAGATTGTTCAATCCAGAGCTCCAATATGGAATTATCAGCCGATATACAGAGTGCCATCAATGCTTTCATACCATGTTCATCAGTTCCCAATGATAAAACGCAAAGCGGGTGGAATGTTTTATTAAGTGTACTAAGATGGTGGTTCTCCATTAAAAGAATCATGGCTAGAAAAAACTCGTGCTAG
- the LOC105157172 gene encoding calmodulin-binding protein 60 A isoform X1, whose translation MDELIHKIFEEEFESTKRRILTRINRIVKDGNQTSERNMKLEFRNRISEVILTGEEIKGEGDTSIEVVIVDESSGHVVDVGPEASANVGIVLLKGEPDALAGDAWTVQEYNENIVQEIEGKQPLLAGKVLLKLQKGIGFLENIKLRHHASKIRPPVFRLGARVVDTFDESRIKEAKTVSFTVKDFRNKYYKKHETPSLSDEVSRLVNIRKGGKINKRLQDNKIYTVEDFLIRLLIDPEELRSIVNLGPKKWELTVNNARASLSDKRMYCYVNSEQKMGIVFNVLGQVLGLYLKNQYVPTNILSENNKASVQELLASAYAHWGNVKPFDDENSLRQYFTGFTTSMDPPDHLNPNYRGGGRENPETSEMIGESSSRSCFSYQSISSAMNYITETEGGDFGSFSTNDVEIIHDIPLQRSPDWTFNPDTMFQDFDEFLHQKDSFDWQVNCPVNEPNAEEQIAETAVAFADTYISNPPNRWRKLFCVSRWFSIRKRVSMAGIHNRKKRKVH comes from the exons ATGGATGAGTTGATCCACAAAATT TTTGAAGAGGAATTTGAATCCACAAAAAGGAGGATTTTGACTAGAATCAATAG GATTGTCAAAGATGGGAATCAGACTTCAGAGAGGAACATGAAACTGGAGTTCAGAAACAGGATTTCTGAAGTAATCTTGACTGGTGAGGAAATAAAAGGAGAAGGGGACACTTCTATTGAGGTGGTTATCGTTGATGAGTCTTCAGGACATGTTGTTGACGTTGGACCAGAAGCCTCTGCAAATGTTGGAATAGTTCTTCTTAAAGGAGAACCTGATGCTTTGGCAGGAGATGCTTGGACAGTTCAagaatataatgaaaatattgtccAAGAAATAGAAGGAAAGCAGCCTCTTCTTGCAGGAAAAGTACTGTTGAAACTACAAAAAGGCATCGGTTTTCTGGAGAACATTAAGTTAAGACATCATGCAAGCAAAATAAGGCCACCCGTGTTCAGACTAGGTGCAAGAGTCGTCGATACATTTGATGAGTCCCGTATAAAGGAAGCCAAGACAGTATCCTTTACTGTAAAGGATTTCCGCAACAAAT ATTACAAGAAGCATGAGACTCCGTCTCTGTCCGATGAAGTGTCCCGACTAGTCAATATCCGCAAAGGTGGTAAGATCAACAAACGTCTCCAAGATAATAAAATCTATACCGTGGAGGATTTCCTAATACGACTCCTGATAGATCCTGAAGAGCTCAGAAGC ATCGTTAATTTGGGGCCAAAGAAGTGGGAGCTGACAGTCAATAATGCTCGAGCAAGCCTAAGTGACAAAAGGATGTACTGTTATGTAAATTCTGAGCAGAAGATGGGGATCGTTTTCAATGTTCTTGGACAGGTTCTAGGATTGTATTTGAAAAACCAGTATGTTCCGACCAATATTTTGTCCGAGAACAACAAG GCTAGTGTTCAGGAGTTGTTAGCATCTGCTTATGCACACTGGGGAAATGTAAAGCCCTTTGATGATGAGAATTCTCTTCGGCAATACTTCACTGGCTTCACTACATCCATGGACCCTCCAGATCATCTCAACCCCAATTATCGTGGTGGTGGCCGTGAAAACCCAGAAACCTCTGAAATGATAGGAGAATCCAGCAGCAGATCCTGCTTTTCGTATCAGAGCATAAGCTCAGCAATGAATTATATTACAGAAACTGAAGGTGGAGATTTCGGGTCCTTCAGTACTAATGATGTGGAGATTATTCATGATATTCCCTTGCAGCGTAGTCCTGACTGGACTTTCAATCCAGACACCATGTTTCAAGATTTTGATGAATTCCTCCACCAAAAAGATAGCTTTGACTGGCAGGTCAACTGTCCTGTAAACGAGCCAAATGCTGAAGAACAAATTGCTGAAACAGCAGTTGCATTTGCTGATACTTACATCAGTAATCCACCAAACAGGTGGAGAAAATTGTTCTGTGTATCAAGATGGTTCTCAATCAGAAAAAGGGTATCTATGGCAGGTATCCATAACCGAAAGAAGCGGAAAGTTCATTAA
- the LOC105157171 gene encoding calmodulin-binding protein 60 A-like isoform X2, with amino-acid sequence MKRNCGKEVQPSESRNLQLKFLNAISLPVFTGTRIEGDGCTSMEVALVDMLTGQVVSSGPGSSGKVEIVVLEGDFDGDERDDWTLEEFKNNIVREREGKKPLLTGDVIMTLKGGTGFVGDVLFTDNSSWTRSRKFRLGARLLDDIGGFRVREARSEPFVVRDHRGELYKKHHPPSLSDEVWRLEKIGKDGAFHKRLRKERVNTVQDFLMLLFLDPTRLRNILGTGMSAKMWEVTVEHARTCVLDKKLYLYNTTQKNAVVFDVVGQLMGISSNGHYIPTDKLSEAEKAEARRMVISAFADREKIITIDDESSLNMPTSSSLSILQSSSNLPSEASRSAYLQQTATSPDYTPSVYSIGGLSSFDDCLQGVDPMDIRYDQHLSYPGPADNLICDADAMDTTFCANEHFQYFETDCSIQSSNMELSADIQSAINAFIPCSSVPNDKTQSGWNVLLSVLRWWFSIKRIMARKNSC; translated from the exons ATGAAACG GAACTGTGGGAAAGAAGTACAACCTTCTGAATCAAGGAATTTacagttaaaatttttaaatgctATCTCTCTTCCAGTGTTTACTGGAACTCGAATTGAAGGAGATGGGTGCACCAGCATGGAAGTTGCTCTGGTTGATATGCTGACCGGGCAAGTTGTTTCCAGTGGCCCTGGATCCTCCGGAAAGGTGGAGATTGTAGTTCTTGAAGGAGATTTTGATGGTGATGAGAGAGACGATTGGACACTTGAAgagttcaaaaataatatagtgaGAGAGCGGGAAGGCAAAAAACCCCTCCTAACTGGTGATGTGATCATGACTCTTAAAGGTGGGACAGGTTTTGTAGGAGATGTTTTATTTACAGATAACTCAAGCTGGACAAGAAGCCGTAAATTTAGGCTGGGTGCTAGACTTTTGGATGATATTGGTGGCTTCAGAGTAAGAGAGGCTAGATCAGAACCCTTTGTGGTCAGAGATCATCGTGGAGAAT TGTACAAGAAGCATCATCCTCCATCTCTTTCTGACGAAGTATGGAGGCTAGAAAAAATCGGCAAAGATGGAGCTTTCCACAAGCGTCTGAGGAAGGAAAGAGTCAATACCGTGCAGGATTTTCTAATGTTACTCTTCTTAGATCCCACAAGGCTACGAAAC ATCCTCGGGACTGGCATGTCTGCTAAAATGTGGGAAGTAACAGTGGAGCATGCTCGGACCTGTGTTCTTGACAAGAAGTTATACTTGTATAATACCACTCAAAAGAATGCTGTTGTTTTTGATGTTGTGGGACAATTGATGGGGATTTCCTCGAATGGCCACTATATTCCGACTGATAAGCTGTCCGAAGCAGAAAAG GCTGAAGCCCGTCGGATGGTTATATCTGCGTTTGCAGATCGTGAGAAAATCATCACTATTGATGATGAGTCCTCCCTAAATATGCCTACTTCATCGAGCTTATCCATTTTGCAATCATCTTCAAACTTGCCCTCTGAGGCTAGTCGATCTGCTTACTTGCAACAAACTGCTACTTCACCGGACTATACACCATCAGTATATTCCATTGGAGGCTTGAGCAGCTTTGATGATTGCTTGCAAGGTGTTGATCCTATGGACATCAGATACGATCAACATTTGAGCTACCCTGGACCGGCAGACAACTTAATCTGTGATGCCGATGCCATGGATACAACATTCTGTGCAAATGAGCATTTCCAGTACTTTGAGACAGATTGTTCAATCCAGAGCTCCAATATGGAATTATCAGCCGATATACAGAGTGCCATCAATGCTTTCATACCATGTTCATCAGTTCCCAATGATAAAACGCAAAGCGGGTGGAATGTTTTATTAAGTGTACTAAGATGGTGGTTCTCCATTAAAAGAATCATGGCTAGAAAAAACTCGTGCTAG
- the LOC105157172 gene encoding calmodulin-binding protein 60 A isoform X2, translating to MKLEFRNRISEVILTGEEIKGEGDTSIEVVIVDESSGHVVDVGPEASANVGIVLLKGEPDALAGDAWTVQEYNENIVQEIEGKQPLLAGKVLLKLQKGIGFLENIKLRHHASKIRPPVFRLGARVVDTFDESRIKEAKTVSFTVKDFRNKYYKKHETPSLSDEVSRLVNIRKGGKINKRLQDNKIYTVEDFLIRLLIDPEELRSIVNLGPKKWELTVNNARASLSDKRMYCYVNSEQKMGIVFNVLGQVLGLYLKNQYVPTNILSENNKASVQELLASAYAHWGNVKPFDDENSLRQYFTGFTTSMDPPDHLNPNYRGGGRENPETSEMIGESSSRSCFSYQSISSAMNYITETEGGDFGSFSTNDVEIIHDIPLQRSPDWTFNPDTMFQDFDEFLHQKDSFDWQVNCPVNEPNAEEQIAETAVAFADTYISNPPNRWRKLFCVSRWFSIRKRVSMAGIHNRKKRKVH from the exons ATGAAACTGGAGTTCAGAAACAGGATTTCTGAAGTAATCTTGACTGGTGAGGAAATAAAAGGAGAAGGGGACACTTCTATTGAGGTGGTTATCGTTGATGAGTCTTCAGGACATGTTGTTGACGTTGGACCAGAAGCCTCTGCAAATGTTGGAATAGTTCTTCTTAAAGGAGAACCTGATGCTTTGGCAGGAGATGCTTGGACAGTTCAagaatataatgaaaatattgtccAAGAAATAGAAGGAAAGCAGCCTCTTCTTGCAGGAAAAGTACTGTTGAAACTACAAAAAGGCATCGGTTTTCTGGAGAACATTAAGTTAAGACATCATGCAAGCAAAATAAGGCCACCCGTGTTCAGACTAGGTGCAAGAGTCGTCGATACATTTGATGAGTCCCGTATAAAGGAAGCCAAGACAGTATCCTTTACTGTAAAGGATTTCCGCAACAAAT ATTACAAGAAGCATGAGACTCCGTCTCTGTCCGATGAAGTGTCCCGACTAGTCAATATCCGCAAAGGTGGTAAGATCAACAAACGTCTCCAAGATAATAAAATCTATACCGTGGAGGATTTCCTAATACGACTCCTGATAGATCCTGAAGAGCTCAGAAGC ATCGTTAATTTGGGGCCAAAGAAGTGGGAGCTGACAGTCAATAATGCTCGAGCAAGCCTAAGTGACAAAAGGATGTACTGTTATGTAAATTCTGAGCAGAAGATGGGGATCGTTTTCAATGTTCTTGGACAGGTTCTAGGATTGTATTTGAAAAACCAGTATGTTCCGACCAATATTTTGTCCGAGAACAACAAG GCTAGTGTTCAGGAGTTGTTAGCATCTGCTTATGCACACTGGGGAAATGTAAAGCCCTTTGATGATGAGAATTCTCTTCGGCAATACTTCACTGGCTTCACTACATCCATGGACCCTCCAGATCATCTCAACCCCAATTATCGTGGTGGTGGCCGTGAAAACCCAGAAACCTCTGAAATGATAGGAGAATCCAGCAGCAGATCCTGCTTTTCGTATCAGAGCATAAGCTCAGCAATGAATTATATTACAGAAACTGAAGGTGGAGATTTCGGGTCCTTCAGTACTAATGATGTGGAGATTATTCATGATATTCCCTTGCAGCGTAGTCCTGACTGGACTTTCAATCCAGACACCATGTTTCAAGATTTTGATGAATTCCTCCACCAAAAAGATAGCTTTGACTGGCAGGTCAACTGTCCTGTAAACGAGCCAAATGCTGAAGAACAAATTGCTGAAACAGCAGTTGCATTTGCTGATACTTACATCAGTAATCCACCAAACAGGTGGAGAAAATTGTTCTGTGTATCAAGATGGTTCTCAATCAGAAAAAGGGTATCTATGGCAGGTATCCATAACCGAAAGAAGCGGAAAGTTCATTAA